From Desulfobacterales bacterium, the proteins below share one genomic window:
- the pyrH gene encoding UMP kinase produces the protein MARSLYKRVILKLSGEALMGDLTYGISPETLQYMADEVKEAHDTGTQIAIVVGGGNIFRGMAAASQGMDRASGDYLGMLATVMNSLALQDALERTGIPTRVQSAISMHQMAEPYIRRRAIRHLEKGRVVIFAAGTGNPYFTTDTASVLRAEEIHADVLLKATKVDGVYDSDPVGNESAVFIEEINYMDVLNRRLKVMDTTAISLAMNNQLLLIVFNLKIKGNIMRVLTGEKIGTKIYEPDPV, from the coding sequence GTGGCCAGATCCCTTTATAAACGGGTTATACTCAAGTTAAGCGGCGAAGCCCTTATGGGCGACCTTACCTACGGCATCAGCCCGGAGACGCTTCAGTACATGGCTGATGAGGTAAAGGAGGCCCATGACACCGGCACGCAGATCGCGATTGTGGTGGGCGGCGGCAACATATTCCGGGGAATGGCCGCGGCTTCCCAGGGGATGGACCGGGCCTCCGGGGATTATCTCGGGATGCTGGCCACAGTGATGAACAGCCTGGCGCTCCAGGATGCGCTGGAGCGGACGGGCATCCCCACCCGGGTCCAGTCGGCCATATCCATGCATCAGATGGCGGAGCCCTATATCCGGCGGCGGGCCATCCGGCATTTGGAAAAAGGCCGGGTGGTGATTTTTGCAGCCGGCACCGGCAATCCGTATTTTACCACGGATACAGCCTCGGTATTAAGGGCCGAGGAAATCCATGCGGATGTGCTGCTGAAGGCCACCAAGGTAGACGGGGTCTATGATTCAGATCCGGTGGGGAACGAGTCGGCCGTGTTTATAGAGGAAATCAATTACATGGATGTTTTAAACCGCCGCCTCAAGGTGATGGATACCACAGCGATTTCGCTGGCAATGAACAACCAGCTGCTTTTGATTGTGTTTAATTTAAAAATAAAAGGCAATATTATGCGGGTGCTCACCGGCGAAAAAATCGGCACCAAAATTTATGAGCCGGATCCGGTCTAA